The Pan troglodytes isolate AG18354 chromosome 1, NHGRI_mPanTro3-v2.0_pri, whole genome shotgun sequence genome includes a region encoding these proteins:
- the SDC3 gene encoding syndecan-3 isoform X2: MRFSPDVALAVSTTPAVLPTTNIQPVGTPFEELPSERPTLEPATSPLVVTEVPEEPSQRATTVSTTMATTAATSTGALTVATVPATVATAAPSTPAAPPFTATTAVIRTTGVRRLLPLPLTTVATARATTPEAPSPPTTAAVLDTEAPTPRLVSTATSRPRALPRPANTQEPDIPERSTLPLGTTAPGPTEVAQTPTPETFLTTIRDEPEVPVSGGPSGDFELPEEETTQPDTANEVVAVGGAAAKASSPPGTLPKGARPGPGLLDNAIDSGSSAAQLPQKSILERKEVLVAVIVGGVVGALFAAFLVTLLIYRMKKKDEGSYTLEEPKQASVTYQKPDKQEEFYA, encoded by the exons ATGCGCTTCAGCCCAGATGTAGCCCTGGCGGTGTCCACCACACCTGCGGTGCTGCCCACCACGAACATCCAGCCTGTGGGCACACCATTTGAAGAGCTCCCCTCTGAGCGCCCCACCCTGGAGCCAGCCACCAGCCCCCTGGTGGTGACAGAAGTCCCGGAAGAGCCCAGCCAGAGAGCCACCACCGTCTCCACTACCATGGCTACCACTGCTGCCACAAGCACAGGGGCCCTGACTGTGGCCACAGTGCCTGCCACAGTGGCCACCGCCGCCCCCAGCACCCCTGCAGCACCCCCTTTTACGGCCACCACTGCTGTTATAAGGACCACCGGCGTACGGAGGCTTCTGCCTCTCCCACTGACCACAGTGGCTACAGCACGGGCCACTACCCCCGAGGCGCCCTCCCCGCCCACCACGGCGGCTGTCTTGGACACCGAGGCCCCAACACCCAGGCTGGTCAGCACAGCTACCTCCCGGCCAAGAGCCCTTCCCAGGCCGGCCAACACCCAGGAGCCTGACATCCCTGAGAGGAGCACCCTGCCCCTGGGGACCACTGCCCCTGGACCCACAGAGGTGGCTCAG ACCCCAACTCCAGAGACCTTCCTGACCACAATCCGGGATGAGCCAGAGGTTCCGGTGAGTGGGGGGCCCAGCGGAGACTTCGAGCTGCCAGAAGAAGAGACCACACAACCAGACACAGCCAATGAGGTGGTAGCTGTGGGAGGGGCTGCGGCCAAGGCATCATCTCCACCTGGGACACTGCCCAAGGGTGCCCGCCCGGGCCCTGGCCTCCTGGACAATGCCATCGACTCGGGCAGCTCAGCTGCTCAGCTGCCTCAGAAGAGTATCCTGGAGCGGAAGGAGGTGCTCGTAG CTGTGATTGTGGGCGGGGTGGTGGGCGCCCTCTTTGCTGCCTTCTTGGTCACACTGCTCATCTATCGTATGAAGAAAAAGGATGAGGGCAGCTACACGCTGGAGGAACCCAAGCAGGCGAGCGTCACATACCAGAAGCCTGACAAGCAGGAGGAGTTCTATGCCTAG